CTTGTTGTGTCTTGAGTCTAAAGTGATTAGATGAAAATTACTTATTCATATTTTCTCATATGTTACTATACATACAGTTGTGTACTATGACTAGTGAGCAGAAGCACAACTAAGAATCATTTCCGAAGATTTTCAATTCAATGGAAtggaatgaaaaaataattcagCATTTAGAAGATAAAGgtgaattttaaacattaagttGAATAAGTCGACACTGTATcaaatacagtacatacacaGTAGTGCGATAGTTCCTTACCACTTTTCATGGGTGTTTTAATGATGCTTCTATTGAAGGCGTCACTGTTTTGGTCCTCAGAAAGATGAGCTGTAGTGTGAAACAAGACATTTAAGTTTGTGTCTTCATGAGGTGTcgacacatttaatttaaatgcaaGTGACTAAAACAGGATGTTTTATAGTTATAGTGAATTTAATCAGCAACACAGGATTCTGTTCATGATATTTTAATGATTCTGTAATATTCCCTCTTTTTGTATAATTTAAGCTGCAaattcatataaataaaagatattgTAGTTGTTTTAAACTATTACAAAACCTTTAATATTAACTTTAATTGCTTCAAACCATATCTGTGGTCTAATGCATATTTGAATATCCATTAACCAGTACGGGTGTGTTGTTGGATGTAAAATatctataatataataatttttgTGCAGAGTAAATATCATACTGCTGTTAATGTATTTGGAAGAAATTCATCTTGTAAATATTAAGAATGATTTACTGGTTTGcagtgaagagaaaactgcTGAAGCTAAATAGTCAATATCAATACAAGTACAGTttctcaccattttccatgggCTCATCAATAATAGTTCTGCTGCCATTGACTACATCTCTGCTTTGGTTTGCAGAGAGTGgggctgcaaaataaaaaagaacataatataaaatgtttctAAGTTATGGTCACTCATTTTATGCAGAATATTCAAATCAGTAATTCTAACCTTTTAGTAATTGTACTGGTGTTACAGaaatattctctgtgtgtgagtcatcCAAGATGTTGTGGCTGTTTTCCTTATGAAGTGACACTGACTCTAGAAAATAAAAGGTACACGGTTTAACATGTTGTTCTGATACAgacaaaatgttatattttatactctttatttaatttggATGGATTTTGAATACAGGACTTTTTATAGtactgtaattttttttaatattgtacTGATACTTTTAGTCCGGTAAAGAATCTGaatacttcttccaccacttCAGTGTTTCAATCTAAAATCCTTCTCTGCATACTTCATGTGAGCGTAAGTGAATAAACAGGATGCCTTTCATTTCCTCCCaacataaataaagtaaaaataggTCATTTTTGAGGAATGGGTCCGAAAGCAAGAAACGTTTGTTCCCTCTGATGACACATGGACTGACAgagcaaaagaacaaaaagaggatTGCACAAGAATAGAAAAGAGAGTTTGAAAATCTGACTATAAATGTCAAGATTCTAAAACACAGCCATGCCAAAACATTATCTTTAGCAAAGGATTACAAGTCATTAATACTTTTTCTGGTATTGAACCACTTCATGAGTTAATGAAGTTTTCCAGTAACTGAAACAATTGCTCACCAGTTTTCTTATCTATGTTTGTCAACCTCTCTGAGTTTGTAAAGTTCATGACATCAGCGGCTTCATGAGCTGCACGTGGTGTTGGTGAAACTGTGGAAAGAAAGATAACATGGTTTGATGTTCCTGTCACATATGTGTGTTTCATGAATGAGATCCAGTATCAGTATTCCAAACCTGTTAATATTTCATCTGGAGACTCTGTAACATTCCTCGTGTTGGTTTCAATCCAGGACTCATGTCTGTTGTCTGGTTGAGGAGAAACTGACTCTGTAGAAACTAAAACAGAAAGAGGTCAACTATATGTGTGGTCATACAGTAGAGTCAGATTTCACTGATAATATTAAGGTATCTCAACATTAGTATTTAAGAGTGTgaagaaataaatgtggaaTAGGATGTAATAAAAGCAAACTGTCAGTAAcatccatttaaaatgtttgcattaTTAACTGGTCagtataatgataataaatactGGACATAGAGTTTGACAGTTTCTCACCATTGAGATATGTTGTATGACTGATATTTCCACTGTGTTTGAAGGCATCACTGGTGTGACCCAAGTCTCCATAAGGTAGAGCTGTAGAATAAAATCATATATATTCAAAGACTTATATTATTATGCAAAGCCTCTAGTTGTGACACAAGCAACAAACATGGGGTATTTGATGATTACAATTTAAACATATTTCTCACCTGTTGATAATTTTAACGGTGCCTCTGTGACATCTCCTGTGTTGGTCTCATTCAAGgcgtttgtgttgtgttgcgaATGGAATGATTCTGAGTCTAGAAGAGAAATTGATGTTGAGCTTAAAATATACTGGCATTGCTTTCACCTcgtgagtctgtgtgtttgtgatcacGTTAGAATGTGTTCATGAGACTGTGGCCAAAGGCAAACCACAGAATTGCAACCATGCAAGATGCACAGATGAGACTTTACAGGAGTGTATTTGAGATCAACATGAAGTCCATGTTTTAAGGTGGgtgtggtttgaccccttgagTACTTGTGAAATAATGCAGTAATTATTACTGAGTACCAATAGgaagtttttttcttcagtctctctgctgctctaaaTAGTTCTTTACCAGGCTGCATTTGTGTGTTGAGTAGTTTCGCAGAGTCGGTAACGTTCAAGACGTTTCTGGTTTCAACGGGTGGATGCGATGTTGGTGATTCTGTAATAAGAAAGATAAgtttaaaacagaagaaatggTGAAGACACATTAATTAACTTAAGACTTCagtcacaaaaacaaatgatcaaagTCATGGATTCATATAACAGCTGTTCTCCTGAATCGTTTCCCACCAGTCGTGTTCATTGTTGTCctgttttctgtgtcagtttCATTCAAGTTGTTTCTGGTCGGGAAAGGAGACGACGCTGAatgagtagagagagagaaatagattttaaatgttatgtttttgtttttttcttaaaacttTCAGATTGTTATGATAATGGATGCTAAGATGCACAAGAAAAGTCCAGGGCTACACCAGCCAATGGTCACAGCAAAGACAATATTTCTCCATTGTcgaaaatgttatttattgaaTAATATCATTATGTTGTTACTTATGTATTTATTCTGGGTGAGTAATCCTGCAATAAAGAAGCAAAACTTTGTGGatattttaaagacaaattCCAGTATTATATTGTTCATATTTACTGTGTTCTCGGCACTGTGGGGGCTCTGAGACTTTTATGTTGGGAAATGAAATTCAcagcaaacatgaaagaaaaaataatttaaattattcatattaAACTCAAATTAAGAAAGATTTGATTTAGAGTTTTCTCTTGATGAGGATGACTTTGAACTCTTGACCACAGTATCTTTAAAATCCTGTTTACGACGCTGATGACCATTACCTTACCAGCCTGAAACATTATATTTCGTTATATTTTCGTTATATTTTAGTCAAAGAgatcattctttttattttgcaaattcAAGGTGACCACAGCCACACCAGCAGGTCTAGATGATTGTTGATACTCAAAACATTGGCGTCTACGGTCTTCTGTCATTTCTGCAAAGAGGTTTTTAGCAGTGACGATAAAACATACTGGTTGAGAGTAGATGAGACGTTCTTACTCATCAGCTTGTTGGTTTGATGAGCGTGTCTGCCGATGGTTCTGTTTCTCACTTTATTAGGATTACATGCAGGTAAGTTTGTACCAGGTGGACCAGGTGGACCCGGTGGACCCGGTGGACCCGGTGGACCCGGTGGACCCCTTGGAccttacacacaacacaagtcaGACATGTAAAACACACCCCAAAAAAATACTGTTGGTTAAATACAAGAGctgctacaacaacaacaacaaacagaagaCAAGAAGGAAAGACTTAATGTGGGCTGCTGTGTGAATTTGGGATATTTTAAAGCATAGGAATAGAATTAATATTAAACCCAAATCTTGTAAAAAATAATAGAGGATTCGTGAGTATATACAACATAACACATAACATAACACAATAAGATGTAAAATATGGTAGAGCGAGCCTTATAAATCAAGTATAAAAGAACCCCCCCCCTTGTAAAACTATAATTTACTCataaaacaaaaccatttttATGATTAGGTGAAAGGTTTTCAGATCGAGCTTTGGGGGAATGTTAGATGTTGTTTTACTGACTTGAAGCAACATCTTCCTTCTGTTAGACACATTATCAATATCAGGTTCAAGTATCATTTCGTCTCTCACCCTCAGTGAGAATGTCGTTGCAGGTTTCGTCTTTCAGTCGAGGAGGCCCATGGTCTCCTTTGGGTCCTGGTTCTCCAACTTTACCAGGGGGTCCTTCAGAATATATTGATAAGTTCATTAGTTCATTTGTTGAAAATAATTACACAAGAGGACAATCGTGTGTGTTTTGTAGGGATTTTAAAGTGCTGAAACCTTTTCCAAGTGAAAAACAGAAGTCAGTTAATgagtaaaagacaaacaaattgcccacaacaaaccacaacaaaactCAGCATCATTAATGTGTAAACAGTCCAGTAAACAGCTGTGTGGCAGCTATGAACAGAGTGTATTGAAGACAGTGAGTGGGATGCTCATGTAGTTACACAATGGAGGACTGTTTCAAACTAGACTGACTTCTGTTTCTGAGTTTATTCCCTTTCCTGTTCCACACCTCCACATGGATCGATTATTAGATTTGCGTAAAACCAACACATCTCTCACCTCTTCTCCCTCGTCTCCCCTCCATACCCGGCTCTCCCTGTGCTCCTGGTGAACCAGCTCTACCTAACAGGCAAAAGTACTTTGTTATGAATTAACCtttgttgatttcatttcatgtcatgAATGCATTAAACTAACaatctgtgtttttacctgGAGGCCCAGCTGGACCTGGGGAGAAAAAGCAAATAATGTAATCACACATACTGATCACAGCAGAGGCACCAGTATCTATTCAAATACAGTTTTGAAATGCACCTATTAAACAAACCCCTCTGGAGCTGCACAGGTCCATGAGGGACTTGACCTgaaaaacagagacacaatgtTAAATGAGTATCGAGTGTAGGAACGCTGACAAACTGAAGTGTCCTGTTAGAGGAAGCTTTGCAAAACCACTCATTCACACCCTGACAGCTGAAACTGTTGCATGTCTCTGTATGTTATTTATGTTAAATGTCAAGTATTGAATGTTACATGTTTGTACATTTATGTGTTGAAAAAGCTCAAATGCCCCGAGACAAATTTTTCctaagagagacaaaaaaaaaacgtatcCTAATCTGTTTTATACATTAAAGATTATATTATGTTATCTAATATTTTTTCACCCAGATAACTAGCTTTTCACACTGCTGCCCTCTGGAAGGCGCTACAGGTCCTAAAACCTCAAAGTAGATTTAAAgaatttaacttttaattttAAGTGCAATAATATTCCAACTGAGAAATATTATTGTGTGCAATATAACTGAGTACATATTGGTACATATACTCTGTTTTaatacctctttttttttttcatttattgtttgtttttatatttattcattagaCTATAAGACTGTAATATGTCTATTTGTATGTCAGTATCTATACCACTGGGATACAGCTACTGGTTGTACAATGTGCAATGACACTGAAGGCTTccaattgaattgaatgtctTGCTTAAACAGCTGATAGCTTAATTCAGAGAGTCATTTattgatgatgataaaaatgtaaGTTCCCAGTCCTATATTTTTGTCAAATACTTGTGTAGCAGAGGTGAATGTGTTGTCACAATATTCAGTATGTATAGAGGGAAAAGCTCTCAGAGGATATGAGTACAGCTGAGGGTGGAGCAGGTCACCGTCATGCCCCGGTGCTCAACAGTACTCATCCAGGGAACactcaatgaaaaaaaacacccctTCTTAATCGCTGCAACAGACTCCTGGATTCTTTGCATTTCATGAATGCTTCTTATCCCAACagggaaaaacagaggaaaggTCTCTGTGAGAAAAGATTCCTCCCCTGTTCTCTGTTGTAGTAACAGCAATCAGAACAACATTAATGAGTTTTTTCTAAAGTACAGTCAATGAACTTGTATATTCACAATCTCACAAAACAGCCCATATTAAAGCATTTTAGTATCTTACAGGGACCATGGAGTATGTCATCAGCATCAGCATGTCCTTCTCGTCTCGACTTTGTGTCTGTTCCCCCTCCTGGTTCCTCCTGCTGCGGTGGAGCGTCTTCAGCTCTGCAGCCTCACCATGGTCCGTGGACATGATTCCCGCCTGcagcctgcagctctgtgacagCTCCTGGATCTGTCCGTCCAACCTGAGCAGCTCCTCTGACAGATCCTTCTGCCGAACCAGCAGAAACACGAGACAGAAGGTCaggatcagcagcagcacacacatcCCCACCAGCAGCACCTTCCACGCGTGGAAAACCCCACTTTTCTCCTTCATATCTGTGGCCTGTCGCATGGCCGCAGAGTGATCTGAGCTCTGACAACTCACAGGCACATACAGCTCATATCTGAACACCTGCCAAAAAATGACACGTCACAGGGAAACTACGTTCGAGCTGCTGGAGAGGCATAAACATGTCAAAATCTGTCTGTAGCTACTGGTGAATTCACATGGAGCCTTGCACAACATCAAGCATCTGGGGAAAAGTTACAGGAACATCTGAGGCTGAAGGACAGCTCATTAAATGCACAGATTCTTTACAAACATGGCTTTCCTCAGGTTTGTAACCTCATACATTGAAGTGATACAAGTTGTGGGCAACATTTCTACATGCAATTCTCAAGACTAagcttttaaaaagataaagatttCTCAGTCCCTTGTCTCCTTGTGTGAGCCGCTGGGTAAatctctgctctctttgtcaCAGGTCAGTCTGACCCAGCTAATTAATTTCCCCTTGAAAAGCCTCCACAGCAGATGAATTGGGGCAGAGGGGTTTCTTTTATTCCAACAGCTAAATGCGAAGTAAGCCcatctaaaaaaaataatgcaacATGTGAAAGGGCTTTTGTGTGTctcctgaataaaaaaaaacaaaacaccttttTTGTACTTTGAGACGTGA
This genomic interval from Paralichthys olivaceus isolate ysfri-2021 chromosome 7, ASM2471397v2, whole genome shotgun sequence contains the following:
- the LOC109624082 gene encoding uncharacterized protein isoform X1; amino-acid sequence: MRQATDMKEKSGVFHAWKVLLVGMCVLLLILTFCLVFLLVRQKDLSEELLRLDGQIQELSQSCRLQAGIMSTDHGEAAELKTLHRSRRNQEGEQTQSRDEKDMLMLMTYSMVPVKSLMDLCSSRGVCLIGPAGPPGRAGSPGAQGEPGMEGRRGRRGPPGKVGEPGPKGDHGPPRLKDETCNDILTEGPRGPPGPPGPPGPPGPPGPPGTNLPACNPNKVRNRTIGRHAHQTNKLMTSSPFPTRNNLNETDTENRTTMNTTESPTSHPPVETRNVLNVTDSAKLLNTQMQPDSESFHSQHNTNALNETNTGDVTEAPLKLSTALPYGDLGHTSDAFKHSGNISHTTYLNVSTESVSPQPDNRHESWIETNTRNVTESPDEILTVSPTPRAAHEAADVMNFTNSERLTNIDKKTESVSLHKENSHNILDDSHTENISVTPVQLLKAPLSANQSRDVVNGSRTIIDEPMENAHLSEDQNSDAFNRSIIKTPMKSDSRHNKLNFTGNERWTKTESSTHRAPDNMNVSDAKNLLKTTMEPESESIHQENNHDTLKDSITGNITEAAVKFLTDSVSPRPDNRQDTWIESNTRNVTPTPRPPDKYHVTDSTVEPESESFHQDNSHHRFNDTKSETVTRAPLELLTTPLSVELTEKMNTFNISGNVIDTPMENDSSYPLQTANKINVTDSEKWTNNECHIKNIKCSERATKMRSTFGAWMSDASLLDNGRYWLADHFSGRILAEYENISSSQSMSNKTIDVRRFYQGCGHVVYKGSFYFHNAGTNNLLKFDLNTGRTDTLTMAKSRYNNLNYLFCNAKTYFKFALDENGLWVIFASDTDDNTMVAKLNPDTFSVESVINTAYPTTKAGNAFIVCGVLYFTDDKDRGVAYAFDLKKQSPFDASFDLRPANGILAMVSYYPNKRLLYMWENSKVKTCRVKLKVTSK
- the LOC109624082 gene encoding uncharacterized protein isoform X2; the encoded protein is MRQATDMKEKSGVFHAWKVLLVGMCVLLLILTFCLVFLLVRQKDLSEELLRLDGQIQELSQSCRLQAGIMSTDHGEAAELKTLHRSRRNQEGEQTQSRDEKDMLMLMTYSMVPVKSLMDLCSSRGVCLIGPAGPPGRAGSPGAQGEPGMEGRRGRRGPPGKVGEPGPKGDHGPPRLKDETCNDILTEGPRGPPGPPGPPGPPGPPGPPGTNLPACNPNKVRNRTIGRHAHQTNKLMTSSPFPTRNNLNETDTENRTTMNTTESPTSHPPVETRNVLNVTDSAKLLNTQMQPDSESFHSQHNTNALNETNTGDVTEAPLKLSTALPYGDLGHTSDAFKHSGNISHTTYLNVSTESVSPQPDNRHESWIETNTRNVTESPDEILTVSPTPRAAHEAADVMNFTNSERLTNIDKKTAPLSANQSRDVVNGSRTIIDEPMENAHLSEDQNSDAFNRSIIKTPMKSDSRHNKLNFTGNERWTKTESSTHRAPDNMNVSDAKNLLKTTMEPESESIHQENNHDTLKDSITGNITEAAVKFLTDSVSPRPDNRQDTWIESNTRNVTPTPRPPDKYHVTDSTVEPESESFHQDNSHHRFNDTKSETVTRAPLELLTTPLSVELTEKMNTFNISGNVIDTPMENDSSYPLQTANKINVTDSEKWTNNECHIKNIKCSERATKMRSTFGAWMSDASLLDNGRYWLADHFSGRILAEYENISSSQSMSNKTIDVRRFYQGCGHVVYKGSFYFHNAGTNNLLKFDLNTGRTDTLTMAKSRYNNLNYLFCNAKTYFKFALDENGLWVIFASDTDDNTMVAKLNPDTFSVESVINTAYPTTKAGNAFIVCGVLYFTDDKDRGVAYAFDLKKQSPFDASFDLRPANGILAMVSYYPNKRLLYMWENSKVKTCRVKLKVTSK